The stretch of DNA GAATCCGCGATCACGGAGTTCACGAGCTACGGGTCCAAAGACACGAGTACCTTTGGGGACTCCATCCTTGCCGATGATCACTACTGCGTTTTCATCGAATCGTATGCAAGTTCCATCTTTTCGTTTGTGATTTTTGGTTACTCGGACGATTACAGCTCGTTGCACGGTTTTTTGCTTCACCGCTCCCTTTGGGGCAGCCTTCTTTACGGAGACAATGATCTCATCTCCAATGTGGGCATAGCGGCGTTTTGAGCTTCCGAGCACCTTGATGCACATCA from Candidatus Gracilibacteria bacterium encodes:
- the rplN gene encoding 50S ribosomal protein L14, with protein sequence MIQQQTILQVADNSGAKEVMCIKVLGSSKRRYAHIGDEIIVSVKKAAPKGAVKQKTVQRAVIVRVTKNHKRKDGTCIRFDENAVVIIGKDGVPKGTRVFGPVARELRDRGFQKIISLAPEVLGKSKKETLSL